Within the Planctomycetaceae bacterium genome, the region GCAGAAAGGTCTTACCGCTCCGCATCAAATTTATAAAAAAATTCCGATAAGCGTTTCGAATCTTGTCGTTGATTGCGTTAAGGAAGAACCTTCAAAACGTCCCACGTCGATGGCGAACGTGATTACAAGGCTCGACTTGCTGATTCACAGCATCTTCTCCAAAAGGATAGGCGGACAATAAATGGCGGAAGATTTTATCAAGCTGCTTGAGGCCGGTATCCTTGCTAACGAGCAGGATAAATTCCGCAAGGCTAATATAGTGGCTTTGCCGGCAGCGGGCGATTTGGTAATTACCGGAGACATTCACGGCCATAGAAGAAATTTTGAACGCATCGTTTCATATTCAAATCTCGAAAAAAATCCTGACAGGCATCTGATTTTGCAGGAAATTATTCACGGTGGTCAGGAAGATACGCATGGCGGCTGTCTTTCGTTCGAGGTACTTGCCGATGCCGTCAAACTCAAACTTAATTTTCCAAACCAGGTGCATTTCATCCTCGCCAATCACGATACCGCATTCATAAACAACAGCGATGTGATGAAAGGCGGCAAGGAAATGAACGCGTCAATGAGGGCTGCGCTGAAGCGAAAATACGGCAGCAGGATGAAGGCGGTTGAAAGCGCAATCGAAAGATTTTTGTTTTCGCAGCCTTTGGCGGTTAAAACTGCCAATCGAATATGGATTTCACATTCGCTGCCGGCAGACAGAAACGTTGATAAATTCGATTTTTCAATTTTCGACAGGCACCTGAAAGTGAGTGATATTGTTCGTCCTAATTCGGTTTATACGCTGACGTGGGGCAGAAATCAAAGCGAAGAAAGCCTTAATTTTTTCGCCGGTAAACTCGATGTCGATTTGTTCGTACTCGGTCATCAGGTGCAGGAAACCGGCTGGTCAAGCAATAATAAGAATCTTATAATTATCGATTCGCAGCACAATCACGGCCACTTGATACGGGTTGAACTTGACGCTGAATATACGATAGACAAGCTGATTAAATCGCTTGTTCCGATTGCGAGTATTGGCTAAGGACGGTTAATATGATTTTTTTGTACGCATTGGTTGTTATTACCATGATTGCGCAGGGGCTGACGGTTCTGCTGGTCGTGCGGAATTATCGATTTGTTTTGCGCAAAGCCGACCGCAATCGCATCGGATTCTGCCGTAAAGCCGCGCTAATTATTCCCTGCAAAGGTATTGATACCGAATTCGAAAAAAATATCACTTCATTTTACAATCTCGACTACAGCGATTATGAAATAATTTTCGTGACTGAAAGCGAATCCGACCAGGCATATAATCAACTGCTTGCAATCAGGGAGAAATTACAAAACAAAACAAAGGCTTACAAGATAAGCGTTATTTCAGCGGGCGTTTCAGCTCGTGCCGGCCAGAAACTTCATAACCAGCTTTTTGGATGTGCTGCCGCGGCAAAAGACACCGAAATATTTGCGTTTGCGGATTCGGATGCCTGTGTTCGGTCGAACTGGCTGAATGAACTTACATATCCGCTGCGGAAGGAATGGCACGGCATTTCGAGCGGATATCGATGGTATGTCCCGATGAAGAATAATTTCGCGACGATTGCGATTTCGATACTGAATGCTAAAGTCGCGCAGCTTCTTGGCGCGACGATTTTCAACCAGGCATGGGGCGGGTCGATGGCGATTCGTGTCGAGACGTTTAAAAAACTCGGAATGGAAAAAATCTGGCAAAATGCCGTCAGCGATGATTTGACAATAAGCAGGGCGACAAAAAAAGCAGGCATGAAAGTTTTTTTTGTGCCGGCCTGTTTTGTCGCTTCTTATGAACAATGCAATTGGCCGAGCTTTTTTGAGTTTGCACGCAGGCAATTTCTTCTTACGCGAGTTACTTCTTTCGGAACGTGGTTTTTTGGATTAATCATCTGTTCATATTCGGTGTTTGCTTTATGGGGATTTGCGGCAATCGCGGTTTATCTCAAAAGCACAGGTTTTTCGCACTGGTATATATTTTTATTGGCGGCGATGTTGGCGCTGTCGGGACAGATTTTTACTGCTTCGCTGCGTCAGAAAATGATTAGTGAAATTTTTCCTGCTGAATGGCAGCGTTTGAAAGTAGCGGCGATAGCCGATATTTTGGCCGCTCCGGTGTGGGCGTTGCTTATGCTGGTTTGCATTATTTCTTCGTCTGTCGGCAGAACGATAGAATGGCGAGGAATTAAATATAAATTGATAAGTCCGACGGAAGTGGAACGGATTTAGAAATGGAAGATTGAAAATTTATTCAATTTTTAATTATCTATAAAATGTCATCCCGACAAAGTTGGGATTCCACAGCTAACAACTAACAACTCTCAAACTGACCATCGGTCAGTTTGAGTAATTATTTGTTTTCGTTGCCGATGAGGTAAACTCTGTTTTTGCCGTTGCGTTTTGCTTCGAAGAGCGCTTTGTCGGCCTGCTCCAAAAGCTGCGGTACTGTTGAGCCGTCGCGAGGAAATGTAGCCAGCCCGCCGCTGATTGTCAGTGTGCCTTTGCCGTCAACGCCTAATGCCGGTAAATCTGTTGTGTTGAGTTCTCTTCTAAATCGTTCACAGATATTTATTACCTGCGTCGGATGTTCGCTTTCAATTCTTCTTCGTTCTTCCAGTTCGCTGCTGTCGAGTGCGATTGCGTTTTCACCGGGCAGGTTCCAGAAGACTACCGCAAATTCATCGCCGCCGATTCTGGCGACAACGTCCTGTCTGCGACAGCATTTCTGCATAAGAACAGCAGCCTGTTTCAAAATATTATCGCCGACCGGATGGCCGTAAAGGTCGTTGTATTGTTTGAAATTGTCAATATCGAAAATCAGCAGCGTTACCTGCAGAGATAATTTTTTTGCGTGGTTGATTATCTGACGCAGGAATTCACGAATGTATCTTCTATTTTTAACACCGGTCAGTTCGTCTTCCATCACAAGTCTTTCGAGAATCGCGATGCGATCGAGCTGTTCCTGCATAACGGGGCTGCTTGACAGCGAAGCAGAGACTTGTTGCGCTTCGGGCGATGCTTTCGGCGGATTTTTCAAAAAGAAAACAACCGGACAGATATAATAATCGTCTAAAAGTTTCGTACCGTTTGAAGAGTGAGAGACAATATGGGCGGCAATTGGCTCCTGCCACATATGCGTCAGTAAATATATCTTTGCGGCAGGGTTAGACTGACGAAGTTTTTTTAACAGCCCGTTCAGCTTGTCATCCAGAACATCTGTTGTCATTGCTATGACATCAAATTGCTGTTTTTCGCACACATCAACAGCTTCCGAAACCTGCAGGCAGTTCTGAATCCGAATATCCTCATTTGCATTGGTATTAACAATGTTATTATCGGTCTTGCCAATAAGCAACACTTCGGCTTGCGGTTTTAAATTGTCTATTGTTATCCTGCTTTGCATTGTCCGGCTATTATACCAAAAACAGAGCAAAAAGTCAAACTTGGCAAAAAAGGTAATTTAAAGAGGGTGAGCGGCATTTTTAGTTGGGAAGTGTTATTTGGCGGCGGGCAATACTGCTAATTTTTCCTGTGCCTGTTCAGCGAGATAGCTGCTTGGATAGTCTTTCAGGAATTTCTGCAGGCCGGTTTGGGCTTCAGCGAGGTATTTTTCCTTTTCTTTTTCGCTTAACTGATGTTCTTTCCAGATAGTAAGTTTCAGCGAAGCCTGTTCAAATTTCGCCTGTGTCCCGCCATCGGTTCCGGGGTAATCTTTTGCGACTTTGCCCAACTGGTCGGCTCTTTGAATCGCGTCGGAAATCAGCATTATTTGTGCCAGCACGATATTGTCTTTCAGCGGAGAATTTTCGCCGGCCTGTTCGAGCAGATAATCGAGCTGGCTTTTGTAAAGCACGTCGTGCGGATTGAGCAGAACGAATTGCGCGACAAGTTTTTTATTTTTATCATTGTTTCCGAGATTTTCGTTGCTGATGAGAGTTTGCAAATATAAAAATCTTCTCTTCAGTTTTTTAAGGTCGTATTCCGTGATAACCGTTTTGGCAGGCTTGCGGAAAATTTCGCCGGTCACGTCCGCGGATACCTGTTTTACATTTTCCATTTCTTTGGCAATCATTACCAGGCTTTCATTAATCATTTCCTGTGTGTGAGAAAATTCACCCATTCCGGCAAGATGAATCGCTCTTCGCCAGCGGGCTTCGATGGATTCGGGACTATCTGGAAATTCTGAAAACAGCCTGTGCCATATTGGAAGATTTTCTCTGTGCGGGTAATCGTTGTAAAAATGCAGCGTTTCTTTTTCGACGAGGATATTTAACTCCGGCGTAAGCTCGCTAAGCATCGCTTTGTAATAAAGCGCGATGGGCATTCGCCGTATTCTCGCGCGGCTTTTTAATAAAGTCGTATGAACTATTTCCGGTTTCCACCACTGTTTTTCAGGATTGATGAATTTTTCGTATTCCTTTAATAACTGCCTTTTACGCGATTGATAGGCCGGTGCGGAATATTCATAGAACCATTCCGGCCAGCGTTCAAGAAGCAGGCGATTTTGAATTTCCTTTTTGAGAACGCCTCTTAACGCGATAGTATCAACAGGATAAAACGGCGGCTGGAAATAACTGTTTCTGCGAGGCCCTTTTAGTACGTTGTCCAATGATTCGGTAAGACTTGTGTCCTGAAATTCTTTGATTGTGTCAGGATTGTTCTCCGCTATGTAGAGCTGATAATCAAGTTCGGAAAGATTGATACCGTCCTGGAAAACGAAAATAGTTGTGATTAAAACAGCAACTGAAATTGTCCATATAAGACTTGGCCTGTAACGTGTGAAATGCCCGATGAGCAGAACAAGGCCGGCGATAGCAATCGCATTCAGCAGGCCGTCGCCCCACGGCGCGTAAGACAGTGCCCATCGCAGGCTGTCAGCGTTTTTTGCGCCGCCGCAAAAACCGAAATATATTATCGAAGGCGATACGCACAAGACGAACGAAATAATTCTCGACCTGAAACGCAGCGGCCTGACTGCTGCGCAGAATGCGCCGAGCAGAACCGCAAGTGCAAGCCCGGGCAGACCGGCGATGAATGTCAGTACAATAATGAAAAGTATGCTGTATTTAAAACTCATTAACTGTGAAGCGAGAATCGGCACTGCAATTAAAATTCCGAGCAGAAGACCCATAACGAAAATCTGGGCGGGATATTCATAAATGCTTAACGGTGAGAGGATTAATTTTTCGAGATAGAACGGGCCGGGGAATACATGGGAAATCAGGTCGCCTGTCAGCAGCTTCGACCAGAAAACCGCCGTGAAATAATAAATGCAGACAGCGAGAAAATAACAGCCGTTGACGTTCGCGTGGCTGTAGTGCAGGGTAGGACCTGCGGTCATAAATGATTTTGGAATAGTTTTTTCGTTCTCTGCCATATCAGAGTATTATAACTCATTCGACGAGGAAAAACAGTTATTATTTTTTCCGCTTCACGCTTCACGAATAACCAGATACAACAATATTACGCGGTAGCGACAACTTCCATCTCGGCGTTTTGCTGTTCGCCAGGCCTGAATGTCAGCGGCTGGGAAAATTGAACTGCGATTTTTCGCATATAGCCGTTGATGTTGTCAATTCTGCAAACGAAACCGTTGCGGATGTGACTTTCCAGATCGAACGTATTGTCTTTGCCGTAGCGCGGAACGCTAAAGCGTGTGGTTATGTATTGACCCGGATAAGGTGATTCTTCTGCAAGACACGTAAAAGCAGCCCCGCCGCTGCTTATATCGACCATTTGCCCCTGCGATAAATTGTCTGTAAAATCCTCGGCGAACCATATTGGCCAGTGATAATTCAATCTTTTTTCTCTGCGTCTGTCTTGCGAAGTTCCATTCATTTGTCTGCTCCATAAAAAATTGTCTTTTAATACTCTGAAATTCGTCAAAAGAATGAAGCGGGTTAACAAACTCGTACGCTATTTTTTTATTTTTTTTAGAATACGCAAATGCCATAACATAAACAAATATTTGACGTTACGGAAAATACCTGAAATGAAAACGCAAAGATAACAACGTCCAATAATGTTTGCGGATTATCTGGTTTGTGTGTGTTTTTTTTCGATTTTACTTGACATGTGGGGGTGTTTTTTGTTATGGTATAAGTACAAATGCTGGGTTTGGCACAGACGCTAAAAAGTATAAAGTACAGACACCAGCTACAGAGGTCGGACGTTCCGGCCTCTTCTTTTTTGCGCACTTCTCAACACTAAATTCACCACAGAGAACACGAAGAAATTTTAAGGACATGTCATTTCCGTGAAGACCTGAATCCATCTATTAATTTGACGATGCAATTATATTGTCAAGGCACGATGAGGAATGGTATAATATGGAAACTGTGAATATTGCGGAGGGATAAAATGAAACTGGAAAAATATTTCATAGTGGTTTTGTTTTTGTTATGTGTTGGGAGTTGTTACGCCAATCCTATTATTATGCCGCCGCCGAAAATGGGGATGTATTCCTTTGAGACCAAGGCAGGTTTGATAATAAACTTCGTCGCTGACTTTGCCGCCATAAGTATCGGTTATTGGATAGCAAGAGAAATCAGGAGATTGTTCTGCCGGAGATTTTTTCCGTATATTGTAATGGTTTTTCTGGGCGGAATTATTATCGACATAATAGCGGTTTTTCCATTTAAAGTTTTCTTTTATATTTTTCAGGAAAAAGTTCAAAGCATTATGGTTTTGTTTTTGACGGCCGGATTGCTTTTATATTTGTTCAATAGTTGGCTGGCTGAAAAATTATTTGAGGTTGAGTTGAAAGAAAAAATTATTATCGGTTTGGTAATGGCTCTATTGACGAATCCTGTAATCGGTATATTGTTGAGTAATTAGAATAAAAAATCTCTGTGTCCTCTGTGTGCTCTGTGGCTATCTAAAAATGCGCACGTTTTCAAAACACCGATTTTCAATTTTTACGATTTCTTACGATTTCACTGCGATTAAATGTCAAATTACATTAATTCACTTCTTTTTACTGTGATTTAGATTCATTTTGTTACACCAAAACTTGCGCCTTGCGCGATTTTGCATCAAAATCGTGCACGTTCTGTCTTTGTCGAAAAGCCGACTACTACATATAGTGTTAGCAAAAAAATGCGCACGCGAAAACTTGCGCCAATTTTGCGAATTTCAGAAAATTTTGATTTTTGAGAAGGATTTTGATGTGTTTTTTGACGTTTTGCCGAATACTTGCGCGTTTTAAAGGCTGTTTTTGGCAAAAAGCGGGGAAATTGAAAATTTCGCTAACGACTTTAGTAATATGAGGTTATATCAAACTTACGCACAAACATGCGCATTTTCATTTTCACAAAAAATTGCTGTAAGTCCTTTATTTTAAATTTGCGACCATTTCAGCGAACATATTGCCGCGCTGGACAAAATTTAAAAACATATCATAACTTGCGCACGCCGGGCTCATTAAAACCACATCGCCGGGTGCGGAAATTTTTCTTGCTCTGTTGACGGCATCCTGCAAAGTTTTCTCGCGGTAAATCGGCGGGACCGTGCCGGTGTCTCTTATACACTTTTCAATCTTGTCAGCCGTTACGCCAATCAAAATCAACGCCTTTAATTTGCTGCTGATTGCTTTTGCCATTGCTTCGAACGGCAGGCCTTTGTCGTATCCGCCGGCAATCAAAATTTTCGGCTCGCTGAAGGCCTCTATGCCGACAACTGTGCTCTCCGGTGTTGTAGCAATCGAATCGTTATAATATCTTGTGCCGTTGACTGTGCCGACTAATTGTAATCTATGCGGAAGCGAAGTAAAGCTGCCGACAGATTCAATCAAGTCCTCATCCCTCAATCCGAAGCAATGAGCGATTGTAACTGCGGCAGCGAGGTTTTCACGGTTCGCTTTGCCGGGCAGTTTGAAACCTTTGGTTAATCTCTCGTCTAATTTTTCTCTGTCGAATAAAAGGCAATCGCGTTCTGATTTTTTATATTTCTCAAACCACTTGAGACACGTTTCATCATACGCATTTAAAATGGCTGAATCGTCGGCGTTTTGGAAACGGATAATGTTCTCTTTCGCTGCGCAGTAATTTTCCATTGTCTTGTGCCGGTCTAAATGGTTCGGCGCGATGTTTGTAATACAGCTTACATTCGGAGCTTTTTTTATTCTTGCGAGCTGCTCCAGTTGAAAGCTGGAGATTTCCAGTACGACGATATCGTTTGTCTCAATCTGGTCGAGAGTTTCGAGCAGAGGGTGATTGCCGATATTGCCGCTTAAAAACACTCTGCCTTTCTTGTAATTTTTCAGCAGATGCGAGGTTAGTGCGGTTGTTGTACTTTTGCCGTTTGAGCCGGTTATAGCTGCGATTTTGGCAGGGCACAGCTGGAAGAAAATTTCCATCTGCGAAGTGATTAATCTGTTCTTGCCTATCGCGGCTTTGATATAATCATTGTCTTCATCGACTGCGGGGTTGACGATAATTACATCTGAATCTGTGAAGTCAGATACTTGATGGCCGCCGATGTGAAATTCAATATTCTTGAATTGTTTTAACTCTTTGATGGAGCCGGCGAGTTTTTTTTCGTCGCCTTTGTCGGTTACGATAACTTTTTTAGCGTATCTTGCCGCAAATTTGGCGGTATCAACTCCGCCGCCAAAAACTCCCAATCCCATAATGACAACATTCTTGCCATTTAAAATATTACAATCCATTACAAAACTCACTTAAAATCCGAAATCCTAATTTCGAATTTCTAAACAAATTCAAATTTACAAAATCCAAATATTTAAAACCGATAAATCTGTATCTCAAGCTGCATAAAGCACCTGATGGTTCTTGTTCACAGATTCGAGGAAATAACGATTTTTGACGGCCTTGATCATTACGAGGTCAATGTGCCGACCCAAAAGATTTTCAAGCGATTCCAATAAACCAAAATATGCGTCTGCGTGTTCTCCGTGCTGTAAAGAATCGAACTCGACAAGAAAATCAATGTCGCTTCTTTCGGCCTCAAATTTTTCATCATTCAACGCAGAACCAATGAGTTCAAGACGACGAACGCGATATTGGCGGCATAATTGTTTCAAAACATCCAGGTTTTTTTCAATTAGCGAAACCATTATGAAAATCAGTATATTTCTTTATATGCCTTTTGCAAGTTCAATTTTAGCATCGACAACAGCCTGTTCGATGCACTTTTCCCAATTCGTGCTGAACTGTTCAACGTATTTATCATCTTCGTAAGCGTAAATGATAGACCTTGAAGCGTTAATCAATGCGCCTGTGCCGTCCGGTTTGCAGAATCGCATACAATCAGCGGCTGTTGCGCCTTGTGAGCCAAAGCCGGGGACGAGGAAAAGAACTTTATCGTATTTAGCTCTTAACGCTGTTGTTTGTTCGCCGCTTGTTCCGCCAACGACCATACCGATATTGCTGTAACCGCTTTTTCCGATTCTTGCGGGGTCGTTTGCTATTTCGGCTGTAACTTCAGCGAGCTTCTCATACATTTTCATTCCGGAAGCGTCTGCGAAATCCTGAATCGCGGCCGCTGACGGGTTGCTTGCACGAACCCAAACGAAAACGCCTTTGCCCTGTTTGTCTGCGATTTCGGCGAATGGCAGGATACCTTCTGAACCTGCGAAGCCGTTAATGGTAATCGCGTCCGGAGCGAGAACATCTTCCAGTCCTTTGAGTTCCGGATTCTGCAGATGGGCAAGCGCGTAGCTTTGAGCTGTGTGGCCGATGTCGCCGCGTTTTACATCGCCGATAATCTCCAGATCGAGGTCCTGTGCTTCGCTGATGAGTGAGTAATATGCTTCGATGCCTTCCCAGAGGTATCTTTCGAAAAATGCTATGTTAATTTTTACTGCAGGTACAAGCGGGGCGATGACTCGCAGAACTTTCATACTGTATTCGAGGGCAGCATCAATTGATGCTGCGCAGCTTTTGCTGTCGTTCATTCCTTTTGTGTCGCGAATAGCCTTTGGCAGGCGTGAATAAACCGGGTCAAGCCCGACAATTAACGGTGTTTTCTTTGACTTTACAGCTTTACAAATACGGTCCGCAAAATGACTTGCCATCCTATACCTTTCAGTTAATATAACAGTTTAAATATCGTATTTTGAACGAAACATAACACTATAAGCATTAAATCGTCTTTGGCAAGGAAGTAATGGAAAAAAATTTGGAACACACGGCTGAAAAACGACCCTCAAAAAAGGTTTTTTTGTGGCAAATATTGCTCGTTTTGACGGGGATTTTGCTTTTGTTCCTTATTCACTGGTTCGTCGGACTGTTCAGGGTGCCTGCGTATTTCAGAACTGTTGAGATAATTGAAAGCAACCAAATCAGTCTGTATCTTTCCAATGTGATTCTTCCGGAACTTTACAATAAATCGCAAACCGGCAAACCGTTTGAGGTGATTTTTACCGAAGAGGGTATAAATGAAATCATTTCACGGCACATAGATGCGAAAAGTTTAAAGAAGTGGGATTTT harbors:
- a CDS encoding metallophosphoesterase — encoded protein: MAEDFIKLLEAGILANEQDKFRKANIVALPAAGDLVITGDIHGHRRNFERIVSYSNLEKNPDRHLILQEIIHGGQEDTHGGCLSFEVLADAVKLKLNFPNQVHFILANHDTAFINNSDVMKGGKEMNASMRAALKRKYGSRMKAVESAIERFLFSQPLAVKTANRIWISHSLPADRNVDKFDFSIFDRHLKVSDIVRPNSVYTLTWGRNQSEESLNFFAGKLDVDLFVLGHQVQETGWSSNNKNLIIIDSQHNHGHLIRVELDAEYTIDKLIKSLVPIASIG
- a CDS encoding glycosyltransferase family 2 protein, which gives rise to MIFLYALVVITMIAQGLTVLLVVRNYRFVLRKADRNRIGFCRKAALIIPCKGIDTEFEKNITSFYNLDYSDYEIIFVTESESDQAYNQLLAIREKLQNKTKAYKISVISAGVSARAGQKLHNQLFGCAAAAKDTEIFAFADSDACVRSNWLNELTYPLRKEWHGISSGYRWYVPMKNNFATIAISILNAKVAQLLGATIFNQAWGGSMAIRVETFKKLGMEKIWQNAVSDDLTISRATKKAGMKVFFVPACFVASYEQCNWPSFFEFARRQFLLTRVTSFGTWFFGLIICSYSVFALWGFAAIAVYLKSTGFSHWYIFLLAAMLALSGQIFTASLRQKMISEIFPAEWQRLKVAAIADILAAPVWALLMLVCIISSSVGRTIEWRGIKYKLISPTEVERI
- a CDS encoding diguanylate cyclase, giving the protein MQSRITIDNLKPQAEVLLIGKTDNNIVNTNANEDIRIQNCLQVSEAVDVCEKQQFDVIAMTTDVLDDKLNGLLKKLRQSNPAAKIYLLTHMWQEPIAAHIVSHSSNGTKLLDDYYICPVVFFLKNPPKASPEAQQVSASLSSSPVMQEQLDRIAILERLVMEDELTGVKNRRYIREFLRQIINHAKKLSLQVTLLIFDIDNFKQYNDLYGHPVGDNILKQAAVLMQKCCRRQDVVARIGGDEFAVVFWNLPGENAIALDSSELEERRRIESEHPTQVINICERFRRELNTTDLPALGVDGKGTLTISGGLATFPRDGSTVPQLLEQADKALFEAKRNGKNRVYLIGNENK
- a CDS encoding ABC transporter permease; the encoded protein is MAENEKTIPKSFMTAGPTLHYSHANVNGCYFLAVCIYYFTAVFWSKLLTGDLISHVFPGPFYLEKLILSPLSIYEYPAQIFVMGLLLGILIAVPILASQLMSFKYSILFIIVLTFIAGLPGLALAVLLGAFCAAVRPLRFRSRIISFVLCVSPSIIYFGFCGGAKNADSLRWALSYAPWGDGLLNAIAIAGLVLLIGHFTRYRPSLIWTISVAVLITTIFVFQDGINLSELDYQLYIAENNPDTIKEFQDTSLTESLDNVLKGPRRNSYFQPPFYPVDTIALRGVLKKEIQNRLLLERWPEWFYEYSAPAYQSRKRQLLKEYEKFINPEKQWWKPEIVHTTLLKSRARIRRMPIALYYKAMLSELTPELNILVEKETLHFYNDYPHRENLPIWHRLFSEFPDSPESIEARWRRAIHLAGMGEFSHTQEMINESLVMIAKEMENVKQVSADVTGEIFRKPAKTVITEYDLKKLKRRFLYLQTLISNENLGNNDKNKKLVAQFVLLNPHDVLYKSQLDYLLEQAGENSPLKDNIVLAQIMLISDAIQRADQLGKVAKDYPGTDGGTQAKFEQASLKLTIWKEHQLSEKEKEKYLAEAQTGLQKFLKDYPSSYLAEQAQEKLAVLPAAK
- a CDS encoding PilZ domain-containing protein → MNGTSQDRRREKRLNYHWPIWFAEDFTDNLSQGQMVDISSGGAAFTCLAEESPYPGQYITTRFSVPRYGKDNTFDLESHIRNGFVCRIDNINGYMRKIAVQFSQPLTFRPGEQQNAEMEVVATA
- the murD gene encoding UDP-N-acetylmuramoyl-L-alanine--D-glutamate ligase: MDCNILNGKNVVIMGLGVFGGGVDTAKFAARYAKKVIVTDKGDEKKLAGSIKELKQFKNIEFHIGGHQVSDFTDSDVIIVNPAVDEDNDYIKAAIGKNRLITSQMEIFFQLCPAKIAAITGSNGKSTTTALTSHLLKNYKKGRVFLSGNIGNHPLLETLDQIETNDIVVLEISSFQLEQLARIKKAPNVSCITNIAPNHLDRHKTMENYCAAKENIIRFQNADDSAILNAYDETCLKWFEKYKKSERDCLLFDREKLDERLTKGFKLPGKANRENLAAAVTIAHCFGLRDEDLIESVGSFTSLPHRLQLVGTVNGTRYYNDSIATTPESTVVGIEAFSEPKILIAGGYDKGLPFEAMAKAISSKLKALILIGVTADKIEKCIRDTGTVPPIYREKTLQDAVNRARKISAPGDVVLMSPACASYDMFLNFVQRGNMFAEMVANLK
- a CDS encoding nucleotidyltransferase domain-containing protein, with protein sequence MVSLIEKNLDVLKQLCRQYRVRRLELIGSALNDEKFEAERSDIDFLVEFDSLQHGEHADAYFGLLESLENLLGRHIDLVMIKAVKNRYFLESVNKNHQVLYAA
- the pyrF gene encoding orotidine-5'-phosphate decarboxylase; its protein translation is MASHFADRICKAVKSKKTPLIVGLDPVYSRLPKAIRDTKGMNDSKSCAASIDAALEYSMKVLRVIAPLVPAVKINIAFFERYLWEGIEAYYSLISEAQDLDLEIIGDVKRGDIGHTAQSYALAHLQNPELKGLEDVLAPDAITINGFAGSEGILPFAEIADKQGKGVFVWVRASNPSAAAIQDFADASGMKMYEKLAEVTAEIANDPARIGKSGYSNIGMVVGGTSGEQTTALRAKYDKVLFLVPGFGSQGATAADCMRFCKPDGTGALINASRSIIYAYEDDKYVEQFSTNWEKCIEQAVVDAKIELAKGI